The Mesorhizobium sp. M3A.F.Ca.ET.080.04.2.1 genome contains the following window.
AAAGGAATGCCTAATTTTTTCGCTCGACTTGCGAAGGTCAGACTGCAGAGGCCAGTCTCACCGACTTGTGGCGCAAACAGTAAGACTTTAGACCCATCGCCGCTAGGACTTAAGGCTCAAACCACGGAAAACATTTATATTTTAGACTTTTTGCATTTTAACTTTTTCGGAAATCGCTCGTAGAGGCCGCTGACGTATCACTCTGCCATATCCGGCGAGGGGTGCTTTCCATGCTTGCGCAATTCTGGGCTTCGAAGGGCGGCAACTTCGCGGTGGCGACCGCTGTCGCCGCGGTGCCGCTGATGCTTGCCGTGGCCGGCGCCGTCAACCTGGTGGGCACCAGCGACGACGCCGCGCAATTGCAGAACTCGCTCGATGCGGCCGGCCTCGCCATCGGCACGAAATACATGGCCAGCATGTCGGCGAGCGACGTGCAGCAGCTCGGCCAGACCTTCTTCGCGGCGAATATGAGCGTCGCCGACGCCGGGGAGTATGCGGGCAGCGTCTCGGCCTTCCAGGCGACGGCGAGCGGCAGTCCGAGCGGCTACACCATCGCGCTGTCGTCCAGCATCAGCCGCCCGTCCTTTATCAGCAGCGCGTCCGACTGGCAGGCGACGCGCTCCGCCTCGGTCAAGATCAAACCAGGGGCAGAAGCGTGCGTGCTGGCGCTCAATGAGCATGCCGACGATGCCGTCAACTTTCAGGGCACGACCAGCGTCGCCATGAATGGCTGCGTGATCGCCGCCAACTCCGACGCCTCGGACGCCGTCAACCGCGGCGGCTCGGCCGTCGTCAGCGCCGCCTGCGTCTCGACGGTCGGCGAGACCGAAGGCATGACACCGCCCAGCGCCACGCTCACCTGCGGCACGCCGCTGGAGAACCAGTACGCGTCCTTCGACCCACTGGCCGACGTCGTCCCTCCCGCGCTCGGGACTTGCAAATCGATGCCCAACGGCAAGATGGTGACGCTGTCGCCGGGCACCTATTGCGACAAGAGCTGGACCGGGAAGATCACTCTCAACCCGGGCGTCTACATCCTGCGCGGAGTGAGCGTGAAGCCCGGCGGCAATGGCACGCTGACCGGCGCGGGCGTGACGCTCTTCCTGATGGAAGGCTCGCAGATCTACATCAACGCCAACGAGCAGGTAAACCTGTCGCCGATGACAACCGGCCCCTATGCCGGCATCACCATCTACCAGCCCCACGGCAACACGTCGGCGCTGACGCTGAACGGCGGAGCCGGCTCGGTCATCAGCGGTTTCATCTACGCCCCCGACGCCACGATCACCTATGCCGGCAACTCCGACATGAATTCGCAAGGCAGCTGCCTGCGGCTGGTCGGCGACACGGTGCAGATCACGGGAAACTCGGCGTTCAAGTCGGACTGCGCGGCCGAACTCGGCAGCCGGGAGATGTATGCCAGCCGGATGATCACGCTGGCCAAGTGATCGCTGATCTCCCTCTCGAGCGAGATGGCCGCGAAGCGGCCAGAGCGGATCGTCTCACATAGATCGCCGGCGTGGTCTGTTGTGTCACGCCACGATATCCGCGCCCGGCTGTTCGTCGAACAGCACCGCGCAGCCGCGCTGCAAGGCCACTTGGCTCAGGGCGTTCACGGCCGCCTCGTCCGAGGAGACGAAATCGCCGGTCAGCACGCGCAGTTCCTCGACTGCCTTGGACATCGAGACGAGGCGCCCGGCCGAGCGATCGCTGGCGCAGGCGTCGACGACGCAGAGAAGATCGATGAGTTCGAAGTTGTCCATGGCGGCCTCCGCCCACAACATCCCTTCCGCGAATCAACGGCGCGATGGGCGAAGCGGTTCCCGCGCGTCGCGGTCACGGAAATGCGCAGCGGTTCCGGGCGACGTGCATCACTGCATGTCGCGCGAAAGTGTGCAGCGGTTTTGCGAAAACGACATGCATAAAAACAAAGACCCAAAGCGTATCGCCTGGATCCGTGTCAGCGCGAGGCGCTTTTAGCGCTGCGGCCGCGCCGGCGCATGGCTGAGATCGAAGTGGAACGGCAGGCACGGTTCCATGCAGGACTGGCGCATGGAGCCGGTCGTCGACGGATCGACGGGAAGCAGGACCACCATCTGCGCGCCGGGCTCCGGCCAGAGCGGCCTGCCGAAGGCGAGAAAGATGCCGGCGATCAATCCCGCCAGCAGGAGAACGGCGAAGGCGTTCGCGATCATTTCGCCCGGTTGCATGGAGCGCTCCTGACGCAGGATGCCTCAAATCGACATCGGCATCCGGCTCTAACCATCTGTTTTAGCCGCATTTCCGCGACACGAAGCGACTGCGCCCGGCCGCAAATGCTGTGAGGAGATGCCCGCCATATCGCAGGAAATGGCGGGCACCTCGTGGTCAACCGCCGATGAAGGGACTGTGCTCGACGGTCTGCGGCCCAATGATTTGCCGCGTAGGTTGTTTCAACAAATCCGGCATTTCGGGCCTCTGCGTCGCAGGGTGAGACTTCAGTCCCAGGGGCGCCATGGACCGTGGCCCGAGCGCCGGAACAATCATCCTTTGGCTCCGTTGGCCAGCATCGAAATCGGCAAAAGGAGAGGAAGTCATGGCCGACGGACCTACAGTTGTGAACAGCGGGAGCGGCGGCACTGCCATCGCGGTCGTGCTCGCCATCGTCGCGATCCTGGTGCTGCTGTTCTTCACCGGCGTCATCAATATCGGCGGTGGCGGCGGCGGCTCGACAGACGTCAATGTCAAGCTCGACACGCCGAAGGTCGAGGCGCCCAAGGTGGAGACGCCTTCCGCGCCGACGACCACCCCGGCGCCAGCCCCGGCCGCGCCTGCACCGGCGCCGGCACCAGCACCGGCCAACGGCGGCTGATAGCGGCGCAACCAATCGTGCCGGGTTGCGTTGATATACCGGCTACTCAAACTCGGCCCGCGCCTCGAGCGCGGGCCCTTTTTTCGCAACAGAAACGTCCGGGCAGCCTTCCCGCACTCGGCCCGATCAGTCCTCCAATTGCATGGGTTGATGGCCGGGCTGCTGATGCCAGACCACCTGGCGGAAATCGGTCAGTTCGACCACCTGGCTGCAGGTGGGGCAAATGTAGTTGTCGCAGCACTGGCGCAGCGCCGGCGGAGCCCGCCGGGCAGCAATGACCGGCGGACGGGCATCCGTTTTCGGAGCCTCATGAAGCATCGGTTTCCTCCCAGGTTGTTCGTTGATTATCCTGCGCCCAATGGTCTTTTCCCCCGCCCGGCTACGTCTCGCCCGGCCTGACGCGCGGCGCGCGCCCGACCAAGTTCGGGATCGTCCTGATCGGGGATTGCGTGGGCTGCGACGGTGTCGCCCAGACTGTTCGTCGAGGGTGCATCGAATCCTCCCTTTCGGGCGGGAACGGATGGTCCCTCAACCATCGTCGTGCCAGCGCGAGGGCCAGGAAAGCATCGAACAATCCGATTGCGCATTAACTTCGGATAAGATGCAATCAAAAAATTGAGAGGAGCCGTGACGCTCCCCAACTATATTAGCAATTTCTCATGAGCGGGCGTATGAGTCGGGCAGCGGTCGCCGGCGATCGCTGCGTCAGGCGCCGCTTTTGCTAGGGGAGAGAGTGCCATGGCCGAAACCGCAATGACCGTCAGCAAATTGGAGTCCAAGTCGCACGACAATCCCGACGAGGTCCGCTCGCCCGCCAAGACGCGTGTCGAGATCGTGCGGTTGCCGGGCTACTCCCTGGCACGAATGAATATGCAGCCCGGCTGGAGCTGGTCCGAATGCGTGAAGCCGGTGGTCAAGACCGAGAGCTGCCAGGTCTCGCATGTCGGCTATGTCGTATCCGGAAAGATCACCATCCGCATGACCGACGGAACGCAAAAGACCTTCGAGGCCGGCTCGTCCTACACCATCCCGCCCGGCCACGACGCCTGGGTGGAAGGCAACCAGCCTTTCCAATGCATCGAGGTCCTGAGCGCCGAGCAATACGCCAAGCCGGCATAGCGCGCCGGTTATCTCCCGCTCGAGGGGGAGATGGCCGCGAAGCGGCCAGAAGGGGTCGGTGCGACTGGGCTCGGCCTATTGCGGGGGCGAAGGAGGTCGGCGCTTGACGCGCGACGACCCCCTCTGTCGCCTTCGGCGACATCTCCCCCGCAAGGGGAAGACGGCTGGCGCCACACGGCAACTTGACAAGCAGACCGGTTTTGTTCTCATTATGTTCTGGTAAATATCCCTCTTGCAACAGTCGCTACTAATGCTGCGATGCGGTGCGGCGATGGAGCCGGGAGCGCGGGATGCCTGCCACGAACGCCACCGCCGGCGCCGCCACCATCCTGCATGCCGACCTCGACGCCTTCTATGCCTCGGTCGAGCAACTGCTCGACCCGTCGCTCAGAGGCAAGCCGATCGCCGTCGGCGGCGGCGTAGTGCTCGCCGCCTCCTACGAGGCGAAGATTTTCGGCGTGCGCGGCGGCATGCCCGGCCGCAAGGCGCGCGAGCTTTGTCCGCAGTTGATCTTCGTCGGCGGCCGCTTCAGCGAGTATCAGCGCCTCGGCGACGCGGCCATCAAGGTGCTCGACGACTTTACGCCCCTGGTCGAGCGCATCTCGATCGACGAGGCGTTCGCCGACGTCGCCGGCTGCACGCATCTGTTCGGGCCGCCGGAGGAGATCGCCAGGACCATCCGCCGCCGCGTCAAGGCCGAGCTCGGCCTGCCGATCTCGATCGGCGTGGCCCGCACCAAGCATCTCGCCAAGATCGCCTCGCAGGTGGCCAAACCGGACGGGCTGGTGGTGGTCGAGCCCGGCACCGAGATCGAGTTCCTGCACGATTTGCCGGTGTCGCTGATGTGGGGCGTCGGACCGGCGACCAGGGCAAGGTTGGCCGAGATCGGCGTCGAGACGATCGGGCAGCTGGCGCGCACGCATAGCGGCGCGCTGGAGCGGCTGATCGGCCACGCCGCCGGGCAGAAGCTGGCAGCACTTGCCTGGAACCGCGACCCGCGCCGGCTGGAGACGCACCGGCGCGCAATTTCGGCCGGTGCGCAGTCGGCGCTCGGCCGCAAGCCGGCGCTGCCCAGCGTCTTCGTGCCGACGCTGCTGCATCTGGCCGACCGCGTCGCCAGCCGCTTGCGCGCCAAGAACCGGCCCGGACGCACGGTGACGGTGCGCGTGCGCTTCGCCGACATGCGCGCGGTCACCCGCTCGGTAACGCTGGAGCAGCCGATAGCGGCAACCAACATGCTGGCCGAAATCGCCGAGGAGCTGGTGCGCGGCGTGCTGGCCGCCAACGCGCGAGAAAAGGAGATCTCGCTGCTGGCGATCTCGGTCTCGCATCTGGAGGAGACGCCGGAGCTGCAGCTCGAACTGCCGCTCGGGCTGGCCGACGAGAAGCTTAAGCCCGGCAGCCGCAGCGGGCTCGCCCGCTTCGGCGCCGACCGCGCCGTCGACAAGATCCGCCTGCGCTTCGGCCGCCAGGCCGTCGGCTACGGCACGGCGGCGCTGGAGGCGGCGCGCTCGGTGCCGGACGAATTCAGGGAACTGGCCGAGAAGGAGCTGTGAGCGCTTGATCTCCCCTCTCGAGGGGGAGATGACCGCGAAGCGGTCAGAGGGGGTCCTCGCGCGTGGAACGCCGACCTCCAATCAGGCCGAGTCCGGTCGGGCCGCTCTGGCCTGCCCGGCATCTCCCCCTCGAGCGGGGAGATCACGCGCTCCGCCGCTTTCGCCTGGCAGTACACTCAAAAAATTCCGCCCCCATGTCGGTCTTGCCAAGCCTCGCTCGTCCTTGGAGCATAGACCGGCAATCAACAGGAGAAACGATATGCCAAGCACTGTCTGCCTGCACCGCGTCCTGGCAACAAGGCCCGAGAAAGTCTACCGCGCCTTCATCGAGGCGGACGCGCTGGCGAAATGGCTGCCGCCGAACGGTTTCACCTGCACGGTGCATCACCTGGAGGCCAAGGTCGGCGGCACGTTCAGGATGTCCTTCCGCAACTTCACCACGGGCGACGGCCATTCGTTCGGCGGCGACTATGTCGAGCTCGTTCCGGGCGAGCTCGTGCGCTACACCGACAAGTTCGACGACCCCAACCTGCCCGGCGAGATGCAGGTGACCGTGGAGCTGAAGAAGGTCTCGGTCGGCACCGAGCTGAACATCACCCAGGCCGGCATTCCCGACGCCATTCCGGCCGAGGCCTGCTATCTCGGCTGGCAGGAATCGCTGAAGAACCTGGCGCGGCTGGTCGAGCCCGAGATCAATCAGTAGAGGGTCGCGATGGCGGGACGCCGATCTCCCCCCTCGAGGGGGAGATGTCGCCGAAGGCGACAGAGGGGGTCGGTCCGACTGGGCTCGGCCTCGTTGCGCAATGGAGGTTGGCGTTCCATGCGCGGCGACCCCCTCTGGCCTGCCGGCCATCTCCCCCTCGAGGGGGGAGATTAAGCGCTTCGCCGCTGCTTCAACCCGCCCCGACCGGCCAAGTCGGCGAGCCAGGAGCTCACCGCCGCGACCGGAGCCGGATGGCGTGGCTTGCGCGGCGAGACCACGTAGAAATCCGAACCGGGGGCGAGCACGGCGGGGATCGGCCGAACCAGCCGGCCCGATGCGATGTCGTCCTCGACGAAGAAGAGGCTGGCGAGTGCCAGGCCCTGGCCGGCGATGGCGGCCTCGATGGCGAGCGAGGTCTGGTTGAAGCGGATGTTCTTGGCCGCGGTCGGCACGTGGCCGGGGAAAGCCAGCTCCAGGTAGCGCGGCCAGAAACCATGCGAATCGTGCAGCAGCGGATAGCGGGTAAGCCTTTCCGCGGCGTCGGGGACGCCGAGCTTCTCGACGAGCAGCGGGCTCGCCACCGCGACGATTTCCTGCTCGAACAGAAGATCGGCGCTGAGGCCAGGCCCGAAGGGCGGCCGCCCGAGCCGCACCGCAAGATCGACCGCGTCGGTCTGGAAATTGGCCATGCGGTCGCTGGCGACGATGCGCAGATCGATGTCGGCATGGGCGGCAGTGAAGTCGGGCAGGCGCGGGATCAGCCATTTCGAGGCAAAGGTCGGCGTGACGCTGATGGTGATATGTTGCGGCTCCGGGCGCAGCGCCTCGGTCGCTTCGGCGATCAGCTCGAAGGCGCGCCGCACATTGGCGACATAGCCGCGCCCGGCCTCGGTCAGCGCCAGCGTTCGCGGCTGGCGCTCGAACAGCTTCAGGCCGAGCTCGGCCTCGAGCCCCCTCACCTGCTGCGCGACCGCGCCCTGGGTGACGCGCAGTTCCTCGGCGGCAAGCCGGAAATTGAGATGGCGCGTCGCCACCTCGAAGGCGCGGAGCGCGTTGAGCGAAGGGAGCCTTCCGATACCATCCGCCATGCGAGTAGTTTTTCTACTGGATAAAAAAAGCGAAACTGGTTCGCGCGATCGATCCGCTCATGATAACAGAGCAGGAACTTCAGCGCAAAGGCGGCTTC
Protein-coding sequences here:
- a CDS encoding pilus assembly protein → MLAQFWASKGGNFAVATAVAAVPLMLAVAGAVNLVGTSDDAAQLQNSLDAAGLAIGTKYMASMSASDVQQLGQTFFAANMSVADAGEYAGSVSAFQATASGSPSGYTIALSSSISRPSFISSASDWQATRSASVKIKPGAEACVLALNEHADDAVNFQGTTSVAMNGCVIAANSDASDAVNRGGSAVVSAACVSTVGETEGMTPPSATLTCGTPLENQYASFDPLADVVPPALGTCKSMPNGKMVTLSPGTYCDKSWTGKITLNPGVYILRGVSVKPGGNGTLTGAGVTLFLMEGSQIYINANEQVNLSPMTTGPYAGITIYQPHGNTSALTLNGGAGSVISGFIYAPDATITYAGNSDMNSQGSCLRLVGDTVQITGNSAFKSDCAAELGSREMYASRMITLAK
- a CDS encoding polymerase, with the translated sequence MQPGEMIANAFAVLLLAGLIAGIFLAFGRPLWPEPGAQMVVLLPVDPSTTGSMRQSCMEPCLPFHFDLSHAPARPQR
- a CDS encoding cupin domain-containing protein, whose amino-acid sequence is MAETAMTVSKLESKSHDNPDEVRSPAKTRVEIVRLPGYSLARMNMQPGWSWSECVKPVVKTESCQVSHVGYVVSGKITIRMTDGTQKTFEAGSSYTIPPGHDAWVEGNQPFQCIEVLSAEQYAKPA
- the dinB gene encoding DNA polymerase IV, with amino-acid sequence MPATNATAGAATILHADLDAFYASVEQLLDPSLRGKPIAVGGGVVLAASYEAKIFGVRGGMPGRKARELCPQLIFVGGRFSEYQRLGDAAIKVLDDFTPLVERISIDEAFADVAGCTHLFGPPEEIARTIRRRVKAELGLPISIGVARTKHLAKIASQVAKPDGLVVVEPGTEIEFLHDLPVSLMWGVGPATRARLAEIGVETIGQLARTHSGALERLIGHAAGQKLAALAWNRDPRRLETHRRAISAGAQSALGRKPALPSVFVPTLLHLADRVASRLRAKNRPGRTVTVRVRFADMRAVTRSVTLEQPIAATNMLAEIAEELVRGVLAANAREKEISLLAISVSHLEETPELQLELPLGLADEKLKPGSRSGLARFGADRAVDKIRLRFGRQAVGYGTAALEAARSVPDEFRELAEKEL
- a CDS encoding SRPBCC family protein, with translation MPSTVCLHRVLATRPEKVYRAFIEADALAKWLPPNGFTCTVHHLEAKVGGTFRMSFRNFTTGDGHSFGGDYVELVPGELVRYTDKFDDPNLPGEMQVTVELKKVSVGTELNITQAGIPDAIPAEACYLGWQESLKNLARLVEPEINQ
- a CDS encoding LysR substrate-binding domain-containing protein; the encoded protein is MADGIGRLPSLNALRAFEVATRHLNFRLAAEELRVTQGAVAQQVRGLEAELGLKLFERQPRTLALTEAGRGYVANVRRAFELIAEATEALRPEPQHITISVTPTFASKWLIPRLPDFTAAHADIDLRIVASDRMANFQTDAVDLAVRLGRPPFGPGLSADLLFEQEIVAVASPLLVEKLGVPDAAERLTRYPLLHDSHGFWPRYLELAFPGHVPTAAKNIRFNQTSLAIEAAIAGQGLALASLFFVEDDIASGRLVRPIPAVLAPGSDFYVVSPRKPRHPAPVAAVSSWLADLAGRGGLKQRRSA